One Thalassotalea hakodatensis DNA segment encodes these proteins:
- a CDS encoding methyltransferase family protein, translated as MKFLELKIPPVLLMMIFAAIMWLSKDISTPMILSSQLTIIMTLLFCFLGTIVVAAGVIAFKKAKTTVDPTKPESSASLVSSGVYQYTRNPMYLGFSCWLMALCFYAANPLLIGFVVLFIFYLDTFQISPEERMLEKLFGQAYLDYCHQVRRWI; from the coding sequence ATGAAGTTTCTTGAGTTAAAAATTCCCCCAGTATTACTAATGATGATATTTGCTGCGATAATGTGGCTGAGTAAAGACATTTCAACACCAATGATATTGTCCTCACAGTTAACCATCATAATGACGTTATTATTCTGCTTTTTGGGCACAATTGTGGTCGCGGCGGGGGTTATCGCATTTAAAAAAGCCAAGACCACTGTAGACCCAACCAAGCCAGAATCAAGCGCTTCATTGGTCAGTTCAGGGGTTTACCAATACACCCGTAATCCTATGTATTTAGGTTTCAGTTGCTGGCTAATGGCATTGTGCTTTTATGCCGCCAACCCGCTGTTAATCGGTTTTGTCGTGCTGTTTATTTTCTACTTAGATACCTTTCAAATATCACCAGAAGAGCGAATGTTAGAGAAGCTCTTTGGTCAAGCTTACCTTGATTATTGTCATCAAGTTCGGCGCTGGATTTAA
- a CDS encoding glycosyltransferase family protein codes for MADFYQNGTVTTLHNLGQRDQESLEQELLAFSKKRPLGLILPSLYSELEGKALPEIIDNIAQVPYLSEIVIGLDRADETQYRSALKFFGELPQHHKVLWNDGPRLRALDAKLEALGLAPKEMGKGRNVWYCMGYVLASGKSESVALHDCDILTYDRQLLARLLYPVANPLFNYEFCKGFYARVADGKVNGRVSRLLVTPLLKALKKTVGHNEYLEYMDSFLYPLAGEFSFRRDVLNDLRIPSDWGLEIGVLSEMHRNFSSNRLCQVDIAQTYDHKHQDLSLDNANAGLSKMSVDISKALIRKLATQGETFTAETIRTLKATYYRIALDYVETYRNDAVMNGLTLDIHIEEKAVEMFAMNIMTAGQTFLENPMDTPFIPSWNRVVSAMPDVLEQLKTAVELDNEEFSQGSIHGKCA; via the coding sequence ATGGCTGATTTTTATCAAAATGGTACGGTAACAACGTTACATAACTTAGGGCAACGTGATCAAGAAAGCCTAGAACAAGAGCTATTGGCGTTTTCAAAGAAAAGACCATTAGGGTTAATTTTACCGTCACTTTATTCTGAACTTGAAGGTAAAGCATTGCCTGAAATTATTGATAACATTGCACAAGTTCCTTATCTATCTGAGATTGTGATCGGGTTAGATCGCGCTGACGAAACGCAATATCGCTCTGCGTTGAAATTTTTTGGTGAGCTACCACAACATCATAAGGTGTTGTGGAATGATGGGCCAAGGCTTCGTGCCCTTGATGCCAAGCTTGAAGCTCTTGGCTTAGCGCCTAAAGAAATGGGTAAAGGGCGCAATGTCTGGTATTGCATGGGTTACGTATTGGCGTCGGGCAAGTCTGAATCTGTTGCTTTGCACGATTGTGATATTTTAACTTACGATCGCCAATTACTAGCTCGACTACTCTACCCTGTGGCCAATCCACTCTTTAATTATGAGTTTTGTAAAGGCTTCTATGCACGAGTGGCAGACGGTAAAGTTAACGGGCGTGTTTCACGACTATTAGTGACTCCACTTCTCAAAGCATTAAAGAAAACTGTAGGTCATAACGAATATTTAGAATACATGGATAGCTTCTTATACCCACTAGCAGGTGAGTTTTCCTTTAGGCGCGATGTGTTAAACGACTTACGCATTCCAAGTGATTGGGGTTTAGAAATAGGGGTATTATCTGAAATGCACCGTAATTTTTCATCGAACCGATTATGCCAAGTTGATATTGCGCAAACATACGATCATAAGCATCAAGATTTATCGTTAGATAATGCCAATGCCGGGTTATCTAAAATGTCAGTTGATATCAGTAAAGCGTTAATTCGTAAACTGGCAACACAAGGTGAAACCTTCACTGCCGAAACTATTCGTACCCTTAAAGCAACGTATTACCGTATAGCATTAGATTATGTAGAAACCTATCGTAATGACGCAGTAATGAATGGCTTAACGCTAGATATTCACATAGAAGAAAAGGCGGTTGAAATGTTTGCGATGAACATTATGACCGCAGGACAAACGTTTTTAGAAAATCCAATGGACACCCCGTTTATTCCATCATGGAACCGTGTGGTAAGTGCAATGCCAGATGTACTAGAGCAATTAAAAACCGCAGTTGAATTAGATAACGAAGAATTTTCTCAGGGGTCTATACATGGTAAATGTGCTTGA
- a CDS encoding DUF1285 domain-containing protein, translated as MSLEKLVEQLKQQEKGYPPVESWDPPYCGAMDLTIKANGDWFYMGTIFKRMSLVKLLASVLKKEADEYFLVTPVEKIKIQVEKYPLIITQWRWLDEQSTIMMLTTNVDDEFILDAEHPVKIEDDGGLSVIVRGNLPATIHRNVYYQWVELAKETEIKGKAAMIFNSADQCINLGFIDE; from the coding sequence ATGTCATTAGAAAAGCTTGTCGAACAACTTAAACAGCAAGAAAAAGGTTATCCACCAGTTGAATCTTGGGATCCGCCCTATTGCGGAGCAATGGATCTGACCATAAAAGCGAATGGTGATTGGTTTTACATGGGTACTATTTTCAAACGAATGTCACTGGTTAAGTTATTGGCTTCAGTGTTGAAAAAAGAAGCTGATGAGTATTTTTTGGTGACCCCTGTCGAGAAAATCAAAATACAGGTCGAAAAGTACCCATTAATCATAACCCAATGGCGTTGGCTTGATGAACAATCAACGATTATGATGTTAACCACAAATGTTGATGATGAGTTTATTTTAGATGCCGAACACCCTGTGAAAATAGAAGATGACGGAGGTTTATCTGTTATTGTTAGGGGTAATTTACCTGCCACTATTCATCGTAATGTGTACTATCAATGGGTTGAATTAGCTAAAGAAACCGAGATTAAGGGTAAGGCAGCAATGATATTTAATAGTGCTGACCAATGTATTAACCTCGGTTTTATTGATGAATAA
- a CDS encoding kinase, translating into MDKMLSEFIAKHQLSDAFQETASQFYVPLANTLLERIHCGESPLFVGINGCQGSGKSTMCAFIAEYLVQNFNVNVVNLSLDDFYLSKQSRNKLAEKIHPLLATRGVPGTHDIDLLSRTLLALKQGNSGVQIPAFDKAIDDVKYVTQWKYVKDQPDLVLLEGWCWGVMRQESTALTPAINRLEQTNDEQCVWRTYVNQQLVENYQPLYQLFDYWVMLAAPSFNAVFQWRLEQENKLAENSEDTNNQIMSSEQIRQFIQYFQRLTEHGLVTLPQQMNYLLLLDYDRQVKQVVIGD; encoded by the coding sequence ATGGACAAAATGCTCAGCGAATTTATTGCCAAACACCAACTATCTGACGCGTTTCAAGAAACCGCATCACAGTTTTATGTGCCGTTAGCAAATACGTTACTTGAGCGTATTCATTGTGGTGAATCTCCTTTATTTGTCGGTATTAATGGTTGCCAAGGAAGTGGCAAGTCAACCATGTGCGCGTTCATCGCTGAGTATTTAGTGCAAAATTTCAATGTCAACGTGGTTAACCTATCACTTGATGATTTTTACTTATCTAAACAGTCGCGAAATAAGCTAGCCGAGAAAATACACCCTTTGTTAGCGACCCGAGGTGTGCCAGGCACCCATGATATTGACTTATTATCTAGAACATTATTGGCGTTAAAACAAGGCAATTCTGGCGTGCAAATACCTGCGTTCGATAAGGCCATAGATGATGTTAAATATGTAACGCAGTGGAAGTATGTGAAAGACCAGCCTGATTTAGTGCTTCTTGAAGGCTGGTGTTGGGGTGTTATGAGGCAAGAAAGTACAGCGTTAACCCCCGCAATCAATCGGTTAGAACAAACTAATGATGAACAATGTGTTTGGCGTACCTATGTGAATCAACAGTTAGTCGAAAACTATCAACCACTATATCAGTTGTTTGATTATTGGGTGATGTTGGCTGCGCCATCATTTAATGCGGTATTTCAGTGGCGGTTAGAACAAGAAAATAAACTGGCAGAAAACTCCGAAGATACAAACAATCAAATCATGTCTTCGGAACAGATCCGTCAGTTTATTCAGTATTTTCAACGTTTAACCGAACACGGTTTAGTAACACTTCCTCAGCAAATGAATTACCTGTTATTGCTTGATTATGATCGACAAGTTAAGCAAGTGGTTATAGGCGATTAA
- a CDS encoding S-(hydroxymethyl)glutathione dehydrogenase/class III alcohol dehydrogenase, whose translation MSLKLAPGQTSIKSKAAVAWAAGEPLKMEEVDVQLPKAGEVLVRIIASGVCHTDAFTLSGEDPEGVFPSILGHEGGGIVEMVGEGVTSVDVGDHVIPLYTAECGECKFCTSGKTNLCQAVRETQGKGVMPDGTSRFSINGEPIYHYMGCSTFSEYTVLPEISLAKVNKTAPLEEVCLLGCGVTTGMGAVLNTAKVQPGDTVAVFGLGGIGLSAIIGARMAGASRIIGVDINESKFDLAQQLGATDVINPQKVDKPIQEQIVDITDGGVDYSFECIGNVNVMRQALECCHKGWGESVIIGVAGAGQEISTRPFQLVTGRVWRGTAFGGVKGRSELPDIVEKYLAGDFGLQEFITHTMGLADINTAFDLMHEGKSIRSVIHMDK comes from the coding sequence ATGTCTCTTAAATTAGCACCCGGACAAACTTCGATTAAATCAAAAGCTGCCGTTGCATGGGCAGCAGGTGAACCACTTAAAATGGAAGAGGTTGATGTTCAATTACCAAAAGCGGGTGAAGTATTAGTACGTATTATTGCCTCAGGTGTATGCCATACTGATGCTTTTACCTTATCAGGAGAAGATCCTGAAGGCGTTTTTCCTTCTATCTTGGGTCATGAAGGTGGCGGTATTGTGGAGATGGTTGGTGAAGGCGTTACCAGTGTTGACGTGGGCGACCATGTTATTCCACTCTATACCGCAGAGTGCGGGGAATGTAAGTTTTGTACTTCAGGTAAAACCAATTTATGCCAAGCGGTGCGTGAAACACAAGGCAAAGGCGTGATGCCAGATGGCACTTCAAGGTTTTCTATTAACGGTGAGCCTATTTATCATTATATGGGATGCTCTACGTTTTCTGAATATACGGTGTTACCTGAAATATCACTCGCTAAGGTCAATAAAACCGCGCCATTAGAAGAAGTATGTTTATTAGGCTGTGGTGTTACTACTGGTATGGGAGCTGTGCTTAATACGGCTAAAGTACAACCTGGCGATACGGTTGCTGTGTTCGGCTTAGGTGGTATTGGTTTGTCAGCTATTATTGGTGCAAGAATGGCTGGCGCATCACGCATTATTGGTGTTGATATTAATGAGTCAAAATTTGATTTAGCGCAACAGCTAGGTGCAACAGATGTTATTAACCCTCAAAAAGTAGATAAGCCGATACAAGAACAGATTGTTGACATTACCGATGGCGGTGTTGATTACTCTTTTGAATGTATAGGCAACGTTAATGTAATGCGTCAAGCGTTAGAGTGTTGTCATAAAGGCTGGGGTGAATCAGTTATTATTGGCGTCGCTGGCGCAGGACAAGAAATTTCAACAAGACCATTTCAGTTAGTAACAGGTCGTGTATGGCGAGGTACTGCGTTTGGTGGTGTGAAAGGTCGTTCAGAACTACCTGATATTGTTGAAAAATATTTAGCAGGTGACTTTGGCTTACAAGAGTTTATTACCCACACCATGGGGCTAGCAGATATAAACACTGCGTTTGATCTCATGCATGAAGGTAAAAGTATTCGTTCAGTGATCCATATGGATAAATAA
- a CDS encoding WD40 repeat domain-containing protein, which produces MRTYFLLLICVALSACTEQPVYTSLASVTQQYSEKVLKAADISTDGTITIVSDNEQVCVWDNIKDQKSYCLQGLDAKLIELLGISHSKRYFYTSNRVNVHLYDLATGRLVRVWSAGDNIINDIAMANNEKALIFAFRSGQASVVSVHSDVINTFKPHRLDINSIAISNDGMSAFTGSSDKYASLWHTKTGEILDSYTHQSRVNHVALSPTGKFAFTLDAIKDRFFWRINNPQPQAELGSLVKFIEFNDSQFVNHNKWLLSASPKQVIQLWRVKDGELLAQWQAYKHEQRFRSSVLAIEMINPNTIASMTSDGVYQQWPVAITSLH; this is translated from the coding sequence ATGCGTACATATTTTCTTCTTTTAATTTGCGTTGCGCTAAGCGCTTGCACTGAGCAGCCGGTGTATACCTCTTTAGCCAGCGTCACACAGCAATATAGTGAAAAAGTACTTAAAGCGGCAGATATTAGTACTGATGGTACAATAACGATAGTTAGTGACAACGAACAGGTTTGTGTGTGGGATAATATAAAAGACCAAAAAAGCTATTGTTTACAAGGACTTGATGCAAAACTGATCGAGTTGTTAGGTATCTCTCACTCTAAACGATACTTTTATACCTCAAATCGCGTGAATGTACATTTATATGACTTAGCAACAGGACGCCTTGTCAGAGTTTGGTCTGCTGGTGATAATATTATCAATGATATTGCGATGGCAAATAATGAAAAAGCTTTAATCTTTGCTTTTCGTAGTGGGCAAGCCAGCGTTGTTTCTGTGCATAGCGATGTCATTAACACCTTTAAACCTCACCGCTTAGACATTAACTCTATCGCCATTTCTAATGACGGTATGAGTGCATTTACCGGTTCAAGCGACAAGTACGCTAGTCTATGGCATACGAAAACTGGCGAGATACTTGATTCGTACACTCATCAATCGCGTGTTAATCATGTAGCATTGTCACCCACTGGCAAGTTTGCATTTACCTTGGATGCGATAAAAGACCGCTTTTTTTGGCGTATCAATAACCCACAACCGCAAGCAGAATTAGGCAGTCTTGTGAAGTTCATCGAATTTAACGACAGTCAGTTTGTTAATCATAACAAGTGGTTATTATCAGCTTCCCCCAAACAGGTTATTCAACTATGGCGGGTAAAAGATGGTGAACTATTAGCACAGTGGCAGGCGTATAAACATGAACAGCGCTTTCGCTCGTCGGTATTAGCCATTGAAATGATCAACCCAAACACTATCGCCTCAATGACCAGTGATGGTGTTTATCAGCAATGGCCTGTTGCGATAACATCGCTTCATTAA
- the fghA gene encoding S-formylglutathione hydrolase has product MEQISQAKVCEGVHQQFTHFSTTLQCTMRLAIFLPPNANADKPVPVLYWLSGLTCTDENFMQKAGAFKKAAELGVAIVAPDTSPRGENVANDDAYDLGQGAGFYVNATQSPWSEHYQMYDYIVYELPRLIEQSFPVTDKRSIAGHSMGGHGALVIGLRNQDQYQSISAFSPITNPSQCPWGEKAFSAYLGDNKNDWLSYDACHLLAQEKSTLPILVDQGDADNFLAEQLKPKNLQRAAQQHGSALELRTRAGYDHSYYFISSFIDEHLAFHHRCLQK; this is encoded by the coding sequence ATGGAACAAATTAGTCAAGCAAAAGTGTGTGAAGGTGTTCATCAGCAATTTACACATTTTTCAACTACCTTGCAGTGCACGATGCGTTTGGCGATATTTTTACCGCCTAACGCTAATGCAGACAAACCTGTGCCTGTTCTTTATTGGCTTTCAGGGCTAACCTGTACTGATGAAAATTTTATGCAAAAAGCTGGCGCTTTTAAGAAAGCGGCTGAACTAGGCGTTGCTATTGTTGCGCCTGATACGAGCCCGCGTGGCGAAAATGTCGCCAATGATGATGCTTATGACTTAGGACAAGGGGCTGGTTTTTATGTTAATGCTACGCAATCTCCTTGGTCTGAACATTACCAAATGTACGATTATATAGTGTATGAGTTGCCTAGACTGATCGAACAAAGCTTTCCAGTTACCGATAAACGTTCAATTGCGGGGCATAGCATGGGTGGGCACGGTGCCTTGGTTATAGGTCTACGAAATCAAGATCAATATCAGTCTATTTCAGCGTTTAGTCCGATTACAAATCCGTCACAATGTCCATGGGGTGAAAAAGCGTTCTCGGCCTATTTAGGTGACAATAAAAACGATTGGTTATCTTATGATGCCTGTCATTTACTGGCTCAAGAAAAATCAACACTACCGATACTAGTGGATCAAGGAGACGCGGATAATTTTCTCGCTGAACAATTAAAACCTAAGAATCTTCAACGTGCAGCGCAACAACATGGCTCTGCATTAGAGCTTAGAACGCGGGCTGGCTATGATCATAGCTATTATTTTATCTCAAGTTTTATTGATGAGCATTTAGCGTTCCATCACAGGTGTTTACAAAAATAA
- a CDS encoding HAD-IIB family hydrolase, whose amino-acid sequence MKNTYLIFSDLDGTLLDHETYSWQAAKPTLLALKAADIPLILNTSKTFVELEELRNDLALSTPFIVENGAAIYIPINYFDKQPEDAFQQGNYWVKTFCQPRSYWLSLLKNVAFEYQQYFTGFSQLTVNELVALTHLSEQQAKNALQREFSEPLHWNGTHKQRKAFIDLMSDYGANVLQGGRFLHISGACDKGLAQHWLAERYREQYPASDITTIALGDSDNDIAMLETADIAVQIRSPKHDFPALERQSKAIQSDEYGPKGWAETLTHLLPFIHHHEVQHG is encoded by the coding sequence ATGAAAAATACTTACCTAATATTTAGCGATTTAGATGGCACGTTACTAGATCATGAAACCTATAGTTGGCAGGCTGCTAAACCAACGTTATTGGCATTAAAGGCGGCTGATATTCCCCTTATATTAAACACCAGTAAAACCTTTGTTGAATTAGAAGAGTTGCGAAATGATCTAGCATTGTCTACGCCATTTATTGTTGAAAATGGTGCTGCTATTTATATCCCTATTAATTACTTTGATAAACAACCAGAAGATGCTTTTCAACAAGGGAATTATTGGGTTAAAACATTTTGTCAGCCAAGAAGTTATTGGCTTTCATTACTGAAAAATGTGGCGTTTGAGTATCAACAGTATTTTACGGGTTTTTCTCAGTTGACGGTGAACGAGCTCGTTGCGCTTACTCACTTAAGCGAGCAACAAGCAAAAAACGCATTACAGCGAGAATTTAGCGAACCGCTTCATTGGAATGGTACACATAAACAACGTAAGGCTTTCATCGATTTGATGTCAGATTATGGTGCAAATGTACTGCAAGGCGGACGCTTTTTACATATTAGTGGTGCTTGCGATAAAGGGCTTGCACAACACTGGCTTGCGGAAAGATACCGCGAACAATATCCCGCATCAGATATAACGACTATTGCGTTAGGTGATAGTGACAACGATATTGCCATGCTTGAAACGGCAGATATTGCCGTACAAATTCGATCACCTAAGCATGATTTTCCTGCATTAGAGCGTCAATCCAAAGCGATTCAAAGCGACGAATATGGCCCGAAAGGTTGGGCTGAAACATTAACGCATTTACTTCCTTTTATTCATCATCACGAGGTGCAACATGGCTGA
- a CDS encoding acyltransferase family protein, which translates to MASSSQAPNRLDYLDAARALALLLGIFFHASLSFMPMFIGWAVMDISTSNIVAIFVMINHSFRMELFFLIAGFFSHMTLQKKGMKAFISSRLIRIGLPLVVGWFLLRPMLVSGWVMGAESMRGDVNVLNGLSQGIASFKELPNGFLIGTHLWFLYYLLLIPALVLVVCSMVSLNDKVKHTLSASMDHVVTWLCRSSFAPFLVMLPIASCLWFMSHWGMDTPDKSLIPNWPVLFIYTGFFSFGWLMNRQRQPLADFATITWGKVFLCLLASILSVLLTNYQSQLGHPDYLLLKIGFTLSYALMMWTLVSLFIGLCFRFFNRLNHTMRYLADASYWLYLIHLPIVIWLQIAFAEVDIHWAFKLLSICMITVMLSLILYELFVRSTVIGAVLNGRKKSRVLISALKSSA; encoded by the coding sequence ATGGCCAGTTCATCACAAGCGCCGAATAGGCTCGACTACCTAGACGCAGCGAGAGCATTAGCGTTACTACTCGGTATTTTTTTTCACGCAAGTTTATCATTTATGCCAATGTTTATTGGCTGGGCGGTGATGGATATTTCCACAAGCAATATCGTCGCGATATTTGTGATGATCAATCATTCTTTTCGTATGGAACTATTCTTTTTAATTGCCGGCTTTTTTAGCCACATGACATTGCAAAAGAAAGGCATGAAAGCTTTCATATCATCTAGGCTTATCAGAATAGGACTTCCGTTGGTGGTCGGCTGGTTTCTTCTAAGGCCTATGTTGGTGTCAGGTTGGGTCATGGGGGCTGAGAGCATGCGTGGCGATGTAAATGTGTTAAACGGACTATCACAAGGTATTGCAAGTTTTAAAGAGCTCCCAAATGGTTTTCTAATAGGCACACATTTATGGTTTTTATATTATCTATTACTCATACCTGCCCTTGTACTTGTTGTCTGCAGTATGGTGTCGTTAAATGACAAGGTGAAACATACATTATCAGCAAGTATGGATCACGTGGTAACTTGGCTTTGCCGATCCTCTTTTGCGCCATTTTTGGTCATGTTGCCAATCGCGAGTTGCTTATGGTTTATGTCGCACTGGGGAATGGATACGCCTGATAAAAGTTTAATACCAAACTGGCCGGTGCTTTTTATTTATACTGGATTTTTTAGTTTTGGTTGGCTGATGAATCGTCAACGCCAACCTTTAGCAGATTTTGCAACAATAACCTGGGGCAAAGTATTCTTATGTTTATTGGCTTCTATATTAAGCGTGCTATTAACCAACTATCAGTCACAGCTGGGGCACCCTGATTATTTATTGCTTAAAATAGGCTTCACCTTGAGCTATGCATTAATGATGTGGACTCTGGTATCACTGTTTATCGGATTATGTTTTCGCTTTTTTAATCGCTTAAATCACACAATGCGCTATCTTGCTGATGCTTCCTATTGGCTTTATCTGATACATTTACCTATCGTGATTTGGCTGCAGATTGCCTTTGCCGAAGTGGATATTCACTGGGCGTTCAAGTTGTTGAGTATCTGCATGATCACCGTGATGTTATCGTTAATCTTATATGAGCTTTTCGTACGCTCAACAGTTATAGGCGCGGTACTGAACGGCAGAAAAAAATCACGTGTTTTAATTTCTGCACTCAAGTCCAGCGCGTAA
- a CDS encoding sugar phosphorylase: MVNVLDTLTQKVCQQLAFIYRDVEGVDDYQGLADQLLAEMRFPEEMHEVKPYQNLWSEQDVVMITYGDSIIDTDEQPLKTLQDFITDYIGNTINGVHILPFFPFSSDDGFSVIDYSSVNEALGDWQDISAIAANKRLMSDLVINHCSSRSLWFENFINGKGVGHDFFFTASPDDDLSSVVRPRTSSLLKEVETANGKQFSWCTFSHDQVDFDFRNPAVLRVFVSIIRQYLDMGVEIFRLDAVAFLWKIVGSKSINLPQTHEVVRLLRTLIEHAKPNAIVITETNIPNTQNLTYFGNANEAHAIYNFSLPPLLLNTLITGDCLYLKRWLMSMPPAQNGTTYFNFIASHDGIGLRPAEGLLTDQELNVLINTMKQFGGRISWRTSDEGQQKAYEINIALYDALQGTSAGPDKWGNARFICAHAIMLALEGIPGIYIHSLLATRNDEERLAHTHHNRSINRHRWQYEQLKQRLSDKQSHHQQIFSAMKELIDIRTQQPAFHPNAVQFTLHLGLQLFGFWRQSVDRKQSIFCISNISCEPQPLMLSELNLVITESWFDLIAQQEIRDTLERITLQPYQTVWLSNQVKE; the protein is encoded by the coding sequence ATGGTAAATGTGCTTGATACGTTAACACAAAAGGTATGCCAGCAACTGGCGTTTATTTACCGCGATGTAGAGGGTGTTGATGATTACCAGGGGTTAGCGGATCAACTACTTGCTGAAATGCGTTTTCCCGAAGAGATGCATGAAGTTAAGCCCTATCAGAACTTATGGTCAGAGCAAGATGTGGTGATGATCACCTATGGCGATAGTATTATCGACACAGATGAACAACCACTGAAAACCTTACAAGACTTTATTACTGACTACATCGGTAACACAATAAATGGTGTGCATATTTTACCGTTTTTTCCATTTAGTTCTGATGATGGCTTTTCGGTTATTGATTACTCGTCGGTCAATGAAGCACTTGGTGATTGGCAAGATATTTCAGCGATTGCAGCGAATAAACGTTTAATGTCTGATTTAGTGATTAATCATTGCTCAAGTAGAAGCTTATGGTTTGAAAATTTCATCAATGGTAAAGGAGTTGGCCATGATTTCTTTTTTACCGCGTCACCCGATGATGATTTATCCTCAGTCGTCAGACCAAGAACATCATCGCTATTAAAAGAAGTTGAAACGGCAAACGGCAAACAATTTTCGTGGTGCACTTTTAGTCATGACCAAGTGGACTTTGATTTTAGAAATCCCGCGGTATTAAGGGTATTTGTGTCGATTATTCGGCAGTATCTTGATATGGGCGTTGAAATTTTTCGTTTAGATGCGGTGGCTTTCTTATGGAAAATTGTCGGTAGTAAATCTATAAATTTACCGCAAACTCATGAAGTCGTCAGGTTGTTACGTACGCTTATTGAACACGCAAAACCTAACGCTATTGTGATCACTGAAACAAACATTCCTAACACACAAAATTTAACCTATTTTGGAAATGCTAACGAAGCCCATGCCATTTATAACTTTTCATTACCGCCGTTATTGTTAAATACGCTAATCACTGGTGATTGTTTATACTTAAAACGTTGGCTGATGAGCATGCCACCCGCTCAAAATGGTACAACCTATTTTAATTTTATTGCTTCACATGACGGTATAGGGTTGCGTCCAGCGGAAGGTTTATTAACCGATCAAGAGTTAAACGTGTTAATTAACACCATGAAGCAATTTGGCGGCAGAATTTCTTGGCGAACCAGTGATGAAGGTCAACAAAAAGCCTATGAAATAAATATTGCGCTTTATGATGCATTACAAGGAACGAGTGCAGGGCCCGATAAATGGGGGAATGCACGCTTTATCTGTGCGCATGCCATTATGCTTGCGTTAGAAGGTATACCTGGCATTTATATTCATAGTCTTTTAGCCACCAGAAATGATGAAGAACGGTTAGCACATACCCATCACAATCGTTCGATAAACCGACATCGTTGGCAATATGAACAATTAAAACAGCGTTTAAGTGATAAGCAAAGTCATCATCAGCAAATTTTTAGTGCCATGAAAGAACTTATTGATATTCGTACACAACAGCCGGCTTTTCATCCAAACGCAGTACAGTTTACCTTGCATCTAGGATTACAATTGTTTGGCTTTTGGCGACAAAGCGTTGATCGAAAACAAAGTATTTTTTGTATTAGTAATATTAGTTGTGAACCTCAGCCACTGATGCTTAGCGAGTTAAACTTAGTGATAACTGAATCTTGGTTTGACTTAATCGCACAACAGGAAATACGCGATACCTTAGAGCGTATCACCTTACAACCTTATCAAACGGTGTGGCTCAGTAATCAAGTGAAAGAGTAA
- a CDS encoding CIA30 family protein, with protein sequence MMKKLSQIIKTLVNATMLTTVIAFSGAANSHTIEKLVDDFNHKTNNSLGLPRQFINDTTAGGKTTTTLTISNGSMHQSGDIIPPRGQPGWASSVLLLDAQGMPINLSQYEGIKLLIKVRKGNLSVSANSTEVTNFDYHAAPVIISADEQFHEVKLPFNAMKRAWSEQTPLNTKTINSVSIVAYAMQRSSFDYHIREVSFY encoded by the coding sequence ATGATGAAAAAATTAAGCCAAATAATAAAGACACTCGTAAACGCAACGATGCTTACCACGGTTATCGCTTTTTCAGGGGCAGCAAATAGTCATACCATAGAGAAACTTGTCGATGATTTTAATCATAAAACTAACAATAGCTTGGGCTTGCCAAGACAATTTATCAATGACACAACTGCCGGAGGCAAAACAACAACAACCTTAACGATTTCAAATGGCAGTATGCATCAATCAGGTGACATTATACCTCCTAGAGGTCAACCAGGCTGGGCAAGTTCAGTATTGTTACTGGATGCGCAAGGCATGCCGATAAATTTGAGTCAATATGAAGGTATAAAGTTATTAATAAAAGTCCGAAAAGGTAACTTATCAGTCTCTGCCAATAGCACAGAAGTGACGAACTTTGACTATCACGCTGCGCCAGTAATAATTAGTGCTGATGAACAATTTCACGAAGTAAAGCTGCCTTTCAACGCCATGAAACGCGCTTGGTCAGAGCAAACGCCTTTGAACACAAAGACGATTAATAGCGTAAGTATTGTCGCTTATGCCATGCAAAGATCTTCTTTCGATTATCACATTCGCGAAGTCAGTTTTTATTAA